Within the Maridesulfovibrio zosterae DSM 11974 genome, the region GTGAATCAAATCAGGCCCGTTTTATGTCTGAAGACGGCGTAGTCATGGTTGCAACAATTGCATTCGGCATGGGTATAGATAAGCCGGATGTACGCTATGTTGCTCATCTGGATATGCCAAAGACGATTGAAGCCTACTATCAGGAAACCGGTCGCGCCGGACGTGACGGTCTTCCTGCCGAAGCATGGATGTCTGTAGGCATTCAAGATATGGGATTTTTAAAACGAATGATCATGTCCGGCAATGCTCCGGAAGAACGCAAGGCACTTGAATTACGTAAACTTAATGCACTTCTTGCGTACTGCGAATCCTCCGGTTGTCTACGCCAGTCATTGCTTGCCTACTTTGGCGAAGAACTTGAAAAGCCATGCGGTAACTGTTTCACCTGCAATAATCCGCCATCCACATTCGACGGAACTATTCACGCACAAAAAGCTTTATCCAATATTTACCGTACCCAGCAAATGTTCGGAGCTAATTATCTAATAGAAATTCTGCTGGGCAAAGACAACAAGCGCATATCTGGTTTTGAGCACGATAAGCTCAGTACATACGGCATCGGTAAAGAGTTTAGTGCAGATGAATGGATGTCTATTCACCGCCAATTAGTCTCACAGGGCTTGGTTGATGTTGATATTGAAGGATACGGGTCACTGAAACTTAATGCAAAAAGCTGGGAAGTTCTGCGTAAAGAAAGATCTGTTGCATTACGTAAAGATCCTGTTTTAGTGAAGACTAAAACTCGTAAGGCCAGCAAAAAACTGATTATAGGCGATGCGAACAGTCCCTCAATGACGACCCCGGAAGCAAAAGAGCTTCTGGACTCACTGCGCACACTTCGCAACACTCTTGCAAAAGAACAGCAGGTACCGGCCTATGCAATTTTCCCGGATAAAACTCTGCTGGAGCTGGCCTGTTACCGTCCTCAAACAGCAGGTGAACTATACGCTGTCAGCGGATTAGGCGATCAGAAAATTTTCAGATATGGAAATGCAATTATTGATGTATTAATTAAACATCAGGATAAACATGGCCGCCCCTCCGATCTATTTCCGATCCCAGAGGATAAAATTAAATCAGTCTCGGTCGGACAGCCAAAGGATGAAGGCCCTACGGTTTCCGCATCTGCCCTTGAGACATTGGATTTATTTGAAGAAATTCTAGACATAGAAAAAGTTGCCCAAGAACGAAATATAAAAGCCAATA harbors:
- the recQ gene encoding DNA helicase RecQ, with product MPDTMRSPLDVLQQTYGYESFKGIQEDVINRIMNGGNAVVFMPTGGGKSACYQIPAILRKGVGIVISPLIALMRDQVAALTQMGVRAACLNSSVQPSEANHIIHELHSGDIDLLYVAPERLAHPGFMDMLSGFKIALIAIDEAHCVAQWGHDFRPDYLRLSEFAQRFPTVPRLALTATADGPTRNEILHRLSFCEDDIFATGFDRPNIRYTVIPKEQEKRQLLNFIKNEHFTECGIVYRMSRKKVESTAEWLCKNGIKALPYHAGLDAQTRESNQARFMSEDGVVMVATIAFGMGIDKPDVRYVAHLDMPKTIEAYYQETGRAGRDGLPAEAWMSVGIQDMGFLKRMIMSGNAPEERKALELRKLNALLAYCESSGCLRQSLLAYFGEELEKPCGNCFTCNNPPSTFDGTIHAQKALSNIYRTQQMFGANYLIEILLGKDNKRISGFEHDKLSTYGIGKEFSADEWMSIHRQLVSQGLVDVDIEGYGSLKLNAKSWEVLRKERSVALRKDPVLVKTKTRKASKKLIIGDANSPSMTTPEAKELLDSLRTLRNTLAKEQQVPAYAIFPDKTLLELACYRPQTAGELYAVSGLGDQKIFRYGNAIIDVLIKHQDKHGRPSDLFPIPEDKIKSVSVGQPKDEGPTVSASALETLDLFEEILDIEKVAQERNIKANTIYAHLTSCIQAGKLNVTDVVDFSKTELDCVTDTIKFYESEGFLQLNPVYNALYGNYSFEILRMVKAGIK